A single genomic interval of Fibrobacter sp. UWB13 harbors:
- a CDS encoding fibrobacter succinogenes major paralogous domain-containing protein, whose protein sequence is MIAIFANDLISKTRAIIMKLSKLPWLSVLTLSALCLVACKELDTHNEYRGKVLTHNFTDPRDNQSYPVVNIGLQVWMAANLNYEMSGSYCSKNRLETYCAKYGRIYSWEAAQNACPAGWHLPSKAELETLITTVGGDSIAGRVLKSKTGWRNDENGTDDVGFNALPGGFGSSYPDFGYHIILDGLIGSFWSSTVSDSDKVYFMHLDYQDVATIQNPKKNWGHSVRCVKD, encoded by the coding sequence ATGATTGCTATTTTTGCAAATGACCTAATTTCAAAGACGCGTGCTATTATTATGAAACTCTCAAAACTCCCGTGGTTGTCTGTATTGACTTTGTCGGCTTTGTGCCTTGTTGCTTGTAAGGAACTCGATACTCATAATGAGTATAGGGGTAAGGTCCTTACGCATAATTTTACCGATCCAAGGGACAATCAGTCGTATCCGGTTGTTAACATTGGTTTGCAAGTTTGGATGGCGGCGAATTTGAACTATGAAATGAGCGGTAGCTATTGTAGTAAGAATCGCTTAGAAACATATTGCGCTAAATATGGTCGCATTTACTCATGGGAGGCTGCGCAAAATGCCTGCCCTGCAGGCTGGCACCTTCCGAGCAAGGCTGAATTGGAAACTTTGATAACTACTGTTGGTGGAGATTCGATTGCAGGCAGGGTGCTGAAGAGTAAAACCGGCTGGCGCAATGATGAAAATGGTACAGACGACGTCGGCTTTAATGCACTCCCTGGCGGCTTTGGAAGTTCTTATCCGGATTTTGGTTATCATATTATTCTTGATGGTCTTATAGGATCATTTTGGAGTTCCACCGTGTCTGATTCTGACAAGGTGTACTTCATGCACTTGGACTATCAGGATGTGGCTACTATACAGAACCCTAAGAAAAATTGGGGGCATTCTGTTCGTTGCGTAAAAGACTAG